Proteins encoded in a region of the Haloarcula sp. CBA1129 genome:
- the trpG gene encoding anthranilate synthase component II, protein MSAAQPAGEDAVRDDLRVLFVDNFDSFTYNLVEYVSEHAETEVVRNTATLDDVTAFDPDAIILSPGPGHPKNERDVGVTLDVLREVSPDVPTLGVCLGLESAVYAYGGTIGRAPEPIHGKAFPINHDGKGVFAGLEQGFQGGRYHSLVAEDVPDEFVVSATTETEDGTELVMGVRHREYPIEAVQFHPESVLTAVGHDVIRNFLSGL, encoded by the coding sequence ATGAGCGCGGCACAGCCGGCCGGCGAGGACGCTGTCAGGGACGACCTGCGGGTGCTGTTCGTGGACAACTTCGATTCGTTCACGTACAACCTCGTCGAGTACGTGTCCGAACACGCTGAAACGGAAGTCGTCCGCAACACCGCGACGCTCGACGACGTCACGGCGTTCGACCCCGACGCTATCATCCTTTCCCCGGGTCCGGGCCACCCGAAGAACGAACGGGACGTCGGCGTCACGCTCGACGTGCTCCGTGAGGTCAGCCCCGACGTGCCGACACTCGGCGTCTGTCTCGGCCTCGAATCGGCGGTGTACGCCTACGGCGGCACCATCGGCCGAGCGCCGGAGCCCATTCACGGAAAGGCGTTCCCCATCAACCACGATGGGAAAGGCGTCTTCGCGGGTCTCGAACAGGGGTTCCAAGGCGGCCGCTATCACTCGCTGGTCGCCGAGGACGTCCCCGACGAGTTCGTCGTCAGCGCGACCACGGAGACCGAGGACGGCACCGAACTGGTGATGGGCGTCCGCCACCGCGAGTATCCCATCGAAGCCGTCCAGTTCCATCCGGAGTCGGTCCTGACCGCGGTCGGCCACGACGTGATCCGGAATTTCCTCTCCGGGCTTTAG
- the trpE gene encoding anthranilate synthase component I: MTLDITREEFVEHATADRPVVVRAAAELDVDVEPLTAYAALTGRTSDVAANDYTFLLESAEKVASSDPDGAFAPETDDRHARFSFVGYDPRAVVTVTGDESEVEAFDDRYADLVTTDGGDVVDDLRAAMPDVTLRNFPEMDRQHLEGGLVGFLSYDAVYDLWLDEVGLDRPDSRFPDAQFVLTTSTVRFDHVEETVSLVFTPVLRQDEDAGERYDELAAEAERVEDVLSDLSPLETGGFRRDDEVAGPQDEYEDAVERAKEYVLSGDIYQGVISRTRELHGEVDPLGFYEALRAVNPSPYMYLLGYDDLTIVGASPETLVSVAGDHVVSNPIAGTCPRGNSPVEDRRLAGEMLADGKERAEHTMLVDLARNDVRRVAEAGSVRVPEFMNVLKYSHVQHIESTVTGRLAEDKDAFDAARATFPAGTLSGAPKIRAMEIIDELERSPRGPYGGGVGYFDWDGDTDFAIVIRSATVEDEGDRDRITVQAGAGIVADSDPESEYVETEQKMDGVLTALAEIEGEPTDSAERADSPEEVTR; this comes from the coding sequence ATGACTCTCGATATCACCCGCGAGGAGTTTGTCGAACACGCCACGGCAGACCGCCCGGTTGTCGTCCGCGCGGCCGCCGAACTGGACGTGGATGTGGAGCCACTAACCGCGTACGCGGCCCTGACCGGTCGCACAAGCGACGTGGCCGCAAACGACTACACGTTCCTGCTCGAAAGCGCCGAGAAGGTCGCCTCCAGCGACCCCGACGGCGCGTTCGCGCCGGAGACGGACGACCGCCACGCACGCTTCTCCTTCGTCGGCTACGACCCCCGCGCCGTCGTCACAGTGACTGGCGACGAAAGCGAGGTCGAGGCCTTTGACGACCGCTACGCCGACCTCGTGACGACCGACGGCGGCGACGTGGTCGACGACCTCCGGGCCGCGATGCCGGACGTGACCCTCCGGAACTTCCCCGAGATGGACCGCCAGCACCTCGAAGGCGGTCTGGTCGGCTTCCTCTCGTATGACGCCGTCTACGACCTCTGGCTCGACGAGGTGGGGCTCGACCGCCCGGACTCACGGTTCCCGGACGCGCAGTTCGTCCTCACGACGTCGACGGTCCGCTTCGACCACGTCGAGGAGACCGTCTCGCTGGTGTTCACGCCCGTCCTCCGGCAGGACGAGGACGCCGGCGAGCGCTACGACGAACTGGCCGCCGAGGCCGAGCGGGTCGAGGATGTCCTCTCGGACCTGTCACCACTGGAGACCGGTGGCTTCCGCCGCGATGACGAGGTCGCCGGTCCACAGGACGAGTACGAAGACGCTGTCGAACGCGCCAAGGAGTACGTCCTCTCGGGCGACATCTATCAGGGCGTCATCTCGCGGACCCGCGAACTGCACGGCGAAGTCGACCCACTGGGCTTCTACGAGGCGCTCCGGGCGGTGAACCCGTCGCCGTACATGTACCTGCTGGGTTACGACGACCTGACCATCGTCGGGGCGAGTCCGGAGACGCTGGTCTCTGTCGCGGGCGACCACGTCGTCTCGAACCCCATCGCGGGGACGTGCCCGCGCGGGAACTCCCCCGTCGAGGACCGACGCCTCGCTGGCGAGATGCTCGCCGACGGCAAGGAGCGGGCCGAGCACACGATGCTCGTCGACCTCGCGCGCAACGACGTGCGCCGCGTCGCCGAAGCCGGCAGCGTCCGGGTCCCGGAGTTCATGAACGTCCTCAAGTACAGCCACGTCCAGCACATCGAGTCCACGGTGACGGGCCGACTCGCCGAAGACAAGGACGCCTTCGACGCCGCCCGTGCGACGTTCCCGGCGGGGACGCTCTCGGGCGCGCCGAAGATCCGCGCCATGGAGATAATCGACGAACTCGAACGCTCGCCGCGGGGTCCCTACGGCGGCGGCGTCGGCTACTTCGACTGGGACGGCGACACCGACTTCGCCATCGTCATCCGCTCGGCGACGGTCGAAGACGAGGGCGACCGGGACCGTATCACCGTGCAGGCCGGGGCCGGCATCGTCGCGGATTCGGACCCCGAAAGCGAGTACGTCGAGACTGAACAGAAGATGGACGGCGTGCTGACAGCGCTTGCGGAAATCGAAGGGGAACCGACCGACTCGGCGGAGCGTGCCGATAGCCCCGAGGAGGTGACCAGATGA
- a CDS encoding phosphoribosylanthranilate isomerase yields MTRVKVCGVTCDADRDAVVAAGTDAVGVIHGVPVDTPREVDDESAELLVDGVPPFVTSVLVTMPTTVQEAVRRIDRIEPDAVQVHDGLSPAELGALDSRITQDIVAVVEADAPAIEAYADHADALLVDSVDADGGGGTGETHDWERTRDLVDSLSVPVVLAGGLTPENVATAVETVGPFAVDVASGVESSGGTKDHDAIERFVRNATQATEGAV; encoded by the coding sequence ATGACGCGCGTGAAAGTCTGTGGTGTGACGTGCGATGCGGACCGCGACGCTGTCGTCGCGGCCGGCACTGACGCGGTCGGCGTCATCCACGGCGTCCCGGTCGACACACCGCGCGAAGTCGACGACGAAAGCGCTGAGCTGCTTGTCGATGGCGTCCCACCGTTCGTGACGAGCGTGCTGGTGACGATGCCGACAACGGTTCAAGAGGCCGTCAGGCGCATCGACAGGATCGAGCCGGACGCAGTACAGGTCCACGACGGGCTCTCGCCGGCGGAACTCGGGGCCCTCGACAGCCGAATCACTCAGGACATCGTCGCTGTGGTCGAGGCGGACGCGCCGGCCATCGAGGCCTACGCCGACCACGCCGACGCCCTCCTCGTCGATTCCGTCGACGCCGACGGCGGCGGCGGCACGGGCGAGACACACGACTGGGAGCGCACGCGCGACCTCGTCGACTCGCTGAGCGTGCCCGTCGTGTTGGCCGGCGGACTGACGCCGGAGAACGTCGCAACTGCTGTCGAGACGGTCGGGCCGTTCGCCGTCGATGTAGCGAGCGGCGTGGAATCCTCGGGCGGCACGAAAGACCACGACGCTATCGAGCGGTTCGTCCGGAACGCCACGCAAGCGACGGAGGGCGCGGTATGA
- the trpD gene encoding anthranilate phosphoribosyltransferase — MKEYIERVTDGEDLTQDEARAVATTVFEDATEAQIGALLTALRAKGETEAEIAGFAEGMRDAARTIRPDRDGLVDTCGTGGDDYNTINVSTTSAIVAAGAGVPIAKHGNYSVSSSSGSADVLEEVGVDIEAEPPDVEETIEREGIGFMLAPVFHPAMKAVIGPRQELGMRTVFNILGPLTNPADADAQVLGVYDPDLVPVMAEALARLDVERALVVHGDGLDEIAIHGETVVAEVTGDRIAEYTITPEDMGLETHDIEDISGGEPSENAADLRGIVTGEVTGAKRDIILANAGAAIYVAGVADTHEEGVELARQAIESGAAADKLDDLIGA, encoded by the coding sequence ATGAAAGAGTATATCGAACGCGTCACAGACGGCGAGGACCTGACACAGGACGAGGCACGAGCCGTTGCGACGACTGTCTTCGAGGATGCGACCGAGGCACAGATCGGTGCGCTCCTGACGGCACTGCGAGCGAAAGGGGAAACAGAGGCCGAGATCGCCGGCTTCGCCGAGGGGATGCGCGATGCCGCACGCACCATCCGGCCTGATCGAGACGGACTGGTCGACACCTGCGGGACCGGCGGCGACGACTACAACACGATCAACGTCTCCACGACGAGCGCCATCGTCGCGGCCGGGGCCGGCGTCCCCATCGCCAAACACGGCAACTACTCTGTCTCTTCGTCTTCGGGGAGCGCCGACGTGCTGGAAGAGGTCGGCGTCGATATCGAGGCCGAGCCGCCGGATGTGGAGGAGACCATCGAGCGCGAGGGCATCGGTTTCATGCTCGCGCCCGTGTTCCACCCGGCGATGAAGGCCGTCATCGGCCCGCGTCAGGAACTCGGGATGCGGACTGTGTTCAACATCCTCGGGCCGCTGACGAACCCCGCTGATGCGGACGCACAGGTGCTTGGCGTCTACGACCCGGACCTCGTTCCCGTGATGGCGGAGGCGCTGGCTCGGCTAGATGTCGAGCGGGCGCTGGTCGTCCACGGCGACGGCCTCGACGAGATCGCCATCCACGGTGAGACGGTTGTCGCGGAGGTCACCGGCGACCGAATCGCGGAGTACACCATCACACCAGAGGACATGGGTCTGGAAACACACGACATCGAGGACATTTCAGGCGGCGAGCCCTCGGAGAACGCCGCCGACCTCCGTGGTATCGTCACCGGCGAGGTCACCGGCGCGAAGCGGGACATCATCCTCGCGAACGCCGGCGCGGCGATCTACGTCGCTGGCGTCGCCGATACGCACGAAGAGGGAGTCGAACTGGCCCGGCAGGCCATCGAGTCGGGCGCGGCGGCCGACAAACTCGACGACTTGATCGGGGCATGA
- a CDS encoding HTH domain-containing protein, which translates to MSDTIPTPHIELYVRSMLPDGAHERQEAVIDRLQTLDENDHIDGFNVIVWGKQIAPQSAAARTEEGKYILNRVAEFKQWALTNNVSLESFYQNTTVDSEVAESAYDAMALPVMGLAEYDGSELVHVAPCTKDDVVHTIMDRLERLEAGRPPALDQERGGVSVV; encoded by the coding sequence ATGAGTGATACTATCCCGACACCTCACATCGAGTTGTATGTCCGGTCGATGCTGCCCGACGGTGCACACGAACGACAGGAAGCGGTCATCGACCGTCTCCAGACGCTCGACGAGAACGACCACATCGACGGGTTCAACGTCATCGTCTGGGGCAAACAGATCGCACCGCAGTCGGCCGCCGCACGGACGGAGGAGGGCAAGTACATCCTGAATCGCGTCGCCGAATTCAAGCAGTGGGCGCTGACGAACAACGTCTCGCTCGAATCGTTCTACCAGAACACTACTGTTGACTCGGAAGTGGCGGAGTCAGCGTACGACGCCATGGCGCTTCCCGTCATGGGGCTGGCTGAGTACGACGGCAGCGAACTCGTCCACGTCGCTCCCTGTACGAAAGACGACGTCGTCCACACGATCATGGACCGTCTCGAACGCCTCGAAGCGGGCCGGCCACCCGCTCTCGATCAGGAGCGCGGCGGTGTGAGTGTCGTCTAA
- a CDS encoding lycopene cyclase domain-containing protein — MLPDIGVFGPYTYLVTEVVWGTVALALLWRANALKMAAKTIVVLYPIAYVWDWYTLTVGVFAIKLRTGVDLLGIPIEEHIFMIVVPALILGIHENLHSLSSGSNTE; from the coding sequence ATGCTGCCCGACATCGGCGTCTTTGGCCCCTACACCTATCTGGTCACAGAAGTTGTCTGGGGAACTGTTGCCCTCGCGTTACTCTGGCGTGCGAACGCTCTCAAGATGGCAGCCAAGACGATTGTCGTGCTCTATCCGATTGCGTACGTCTGGGACTGGTACACACTTACTGTCGGTGTCTTCGCAATCAAACTCCGAACCGGTGTTGACCTGCTGGGAATTCCCATCGAGGAGCATATTTTCATGATTGTCGTTCCGGCGCTTATTCTCGGCATCCACGAGAACCTCCACAGTCTTTCGTCCGGGTCAAACACCGAATAG
- a CDS encoding CBS domain-containing protein: MDIADIATREFVEVDANKRLGKVRSIFERENPKGIIVTEDGDYAGVITQKQLVQSHVEDNAKAGAMTRSAPKVERTDDVREVARVLVEGGVKLAPVFEAGELWGIVTEDDILDAVLDNLDALSVEDIYTRDVITVSEDTNVGQVVNLLRKHGISRLPVLGDDDGLTGMVTRHDIVDVVVRDMNKTTRGDRSGEIERVLDMPVYDVMSSPVETAKLGDSVEDAVARMLENDFAGLVVTPEDEDTHVAGILTKTDVLRALTYTEEEHMDVQITNIKLLDTISRADIRADIETVADKYGAMQVQHAHVRFHEHKEKLRGTPLIQCQIRLRTNKGQAAGSGEGYGAETAFNVALDKLERNVLELKGVQADEEYRGQLLRKLGEL, encoded by the coding sequence ATGGATATTGCTGATATCGCCACCAGAGAGTTTGTCGAGGTTGACGCCAACAAGCGCCTGGGGAAAGTCCGGTCTATCTTCGAACGCGAGAACCCTAAAGGCATCATCGTCACGGAGGACGGTGACTACGCTGGCGTTATCACGCAGAAACAGCTGGTCCAGTCCCATGTCGAGGACAACGCGAAAGCGGGGGCGATGACGCGCTCGGCGCCGAAAGTCGAGCGCACCGACGACGTGCGCGAAGTCGCGCGCGTCCTCGTGGAGGGTGGAGTCAAGCTCGCCCCGGTGTTCGAGGCGGGCGAACTCTGGGGTATCGTCACCGAGGACGATATCCTCGACGCGGTTCTCGACAACCTCGACGCGCTAAGCGTCGAGGACATCTACACACGAGATGTCATCACGGTCTCGGAAGACACTAACGTCGGGCAGGTCGTCAACCTCCTCCGGAAACACGGCATCTCCCGGCTTCCGGTACTCGGTGACGACGATGGCCTGACCGGGATGGTCACGCGCCACGACATCGTCGACGTCGTCGTCCGGGACATGAACAAGACGACGCGGGGCGACCGCTCAGGCGAAATCGAGCGCGTGCTCGACATGCCGGTCTACGACGTGATGAGCAGCCCGGTCGAGACGGCGAAGCTCGGCGACTCCGTCGAGGACGCCGTCGCGCGGATGCTGGAAAACGACTTCGCCGGCCTCGTCGTCACGCCGGAAGACGAGGACACCCATGTCGCCGGCATCCTCACGAAGACCGACGTGCTCCGCGCGCTGACCTACACGGAGGAAGAACACATGGACGTCCAGATCACGAACATCAAGCTGCTGGACACCATCTCCCGTGCGGACATCCGGGCCGACATAGAGACGGTCGCGGACAAGTACGGCGCGATGCAGGTCCAGCACGCCCACGTCCGGTTCCACGAGCACAAGGAGAAGCTCCGTGGTACGCCGCTCATCCAGTGTCAGATCCGTCTTCGGACCAACAAGGGTCAGGCGGCCGGCTCCGGCGAGGGCTACGGCGCTGAAACCGCGTTCAACGTCGCGCTCGATAAGCTCGAACGCAACGTGCTCGAACTGAAAGGCGTGCAGGCCGACGAGGAGTACCGCGGCCAGCTCCTCCGCAAACTCGGCGAGCTATAA
- a CDS encoding NADP-dependent oxidoreductase, producing MSNTNRVYRLAKRPEGTPDHDTFELSEEEIPEPGPGEVLIKTLYLSVDPYMRDRMRDSESYEEPWDVGDPLKGAVVGEVVESNGARFDEGDVVTGELEWAEYATAPGPVLTEVNPELAPISTALGVLGMPGLTAYFGTREVAQPSAGDTFVVTGAAGAVGSVAGQLAKLQGARVVGFAGSDEKVSFLEDDLGFDVGINYKTTDDYRAALDEAAPEGVDAYFDNVGGPITDAVFTRLNTDARVAVCGQISLYNSEEVPMGPRKLTQVIQSRATVEGLLVSDFEPRFEEATKQLGQWVASGDISYRETVTEGIENAPDAFLGLFEGENIGKQLVQVAER from the coding sequence ATGTCGAACACTAACCGCGTTTACAGGCTAGCAAAGCGGCCCGAAGGGACTCCAGACCACGATACGTTCGAACTTTCCGAGGAGGAAATCCCTGAACCGGGGCCGGGCGAGGTGCTCATCAAGACCCTGTATCTCTCTGTGGACCCGTACATGCGCGACCGGATGCGCGACAGCGAATCGTACGAGGAGCCGTGGGACGTGGGCGACCCGCTCAAGGGTGCAGTCGTCGGTGAGGTTGTCGAATCCAACGGTGCACGCTTCGATGAAGGCGACGTTGTCACCGGCGAGCTAGAGTGGGCGGAGTACGCCACAGCACCCGGCCCAGTACTTACAGAGGTCAATCCCGAACTCGCACCGATTTCGACGGCACTCGGTGTCTTGGGGATGCCGGGCCTGACAGCGTACTTCGGCACCCGAGAGGTGGCACAGCCGTCGGCCGGCGATACGTTCGTCGTTACCGGGGCTGCTGGGGCTGTCGGCTCTGTCGCGGGCCAGCTCGCCAAGCTTCAGGGCGCACGCGTCGTCGGCTTTGCCGGCTCTGATGAAAAGGTCTCGTTCCTCGAAGACGATCTGGGCTTCGACGTGGGCATCAACTACAAGACGACCGACGATTATCGGGCCGCGCTGGACGAGGCTGCGCCGGAGGGCGTCGACGCCTACTTCGACAACGTCGGCGGACCGATCACCGACGCGGTGTTCACGCGACTCAACACCGACGCGCGTGTCGCCGTCTGCGGACAGATTTCACTGTACAACAGCGAGGAAGTCCCGATGGGGCCCCGAAAACTGACCCAAGTCATCCAGTCCCGGGCGACCGTCGAAGGGCTTCTCGTCTCCGACTTCGAGCCGCGGTTCGAGGAAGCGACGAAGCAGCTCGGCCAGTGGGTCGCTTCGGGCGATATCTCCTACCGAGAAACCGTCACCGAAGGCATCGAGAACGCACCGGATGCGTTCCTCGGGCTATTCGAGGGCGAGAACATCGGCAAGCAGCTCGTGCAGGTCGCCGAGCGATAG
- a CDS encoding CDC48 family AAA ATPase, with translation MNEVQLEVAKAYPNDSGRGIARLDPDTLLHLKLSPGDIIEIEGSDTTAAKVWRADRQDWNTDTVRIDGFTRQNADVGIGERVTIRKAEAEKADKLVLAPPEEASVQFGSDAAGMVKRQILKRPVVERDIVPVMSSTNHPFMRSPGQAIPLIAVETEPEGVCLITEDTEVELREEPISGFEKTGGGITYEDIGGLQNEIQRVREMVELPMKHPQIFKKLGIEPPQGVLLHGPPGTGKTLLAKAVANETSASFFSIAGPEIISKYYGESEQQLREIFEDASEESPSIIFIDELDSIAPKREDVTGEVERRVVAQLLTMMDGLESRGQVIVIAATNRVDSVDPALRRPGRFDREIEIGVPDEVGREEILQIHTRGMPLSDDVNLAKLATDTHGFVGADIESLTKEAAMKALRRYLPEIDLDEEDIPPSLIDRMIIKRDDFKGALNEVSPSAMREVLVELPKMSWDNVGGLSGPKEQVQEAVEWPMNSPEKFERMGVTPPSGVLLYGPPGTGKTLMAKAVANETDANFISVRGPQLLSKWVGESEKAIRQTFRKARQVAPTIIFFDELDSLAPGRGGEMGSNVSERVVNQLLTELDGLEEMEDVMVIGATNRPDMIDPALIRSGRFDRLVMIGEPDVEGREQILKIHTDDTPLSPDVSLRELAEVSDGFVGSDLESIAREAAIEALREDDDAEEVEMRHFRQAMDSVRPTITDDIRDYYEQMEEEFRGGSSPQRQAGTGGRIGFQ, from the coding sequence ATGAACGAAGTCCAATTGGAAGTGGCGAAGGCGTACCCGAACGACTCGGGACGCGGTATCGCCAGACTCGACCCCGATACGTTGTTGCATCTCAAGCTCTCTCCCGGCGACATCATCGAGATCGAAGGGAGCGATACGACCGCGGCCAAGGTGTGGCGCGCCGACCGACAGGACTGGAACACCGATACCGTCCGTATCGACGGCTTCACGCGCCAGAACGCCGACGTGGGCATCGGCGAGCGCGTCACTATCCGGAAGGCCGAGGCCGAGAAGGCCGACAAACTCGTGCTTGCCCCGCCCGAGGAGGCGTCGGTCCAGTTCGGCTCCGACGCCGCTGGCATGGTCAAACGGCAGATCCTCAAGCGGCCGGTCGTCGAGCGCGACATCGTCCCGGTGATGTCCTCGACGAACCACCCGTTCATGCGCTCGCCCGGACAGGCTATCCCGCTCATCGCGGTCGAAACCGAGCCTGAGGGCGTCTGTCTCATCACCGAGGACACCGAGGTCGAACTCCGCGAAGAACCCATCTCCGGCTTCGAGAAGACCGGCGGCGGTATCACCTACGAGGACATCGGCGGTCTGCAAAACGAGATCCAGCGGGTCCGTGAGATGGTCGAGCTGCCGATGAAACACCCCCAGATATTCAAGAAGCTCGGCATCGAGCCGCCACAGGGGGTGTTGCTCCACGGGCCGCCCGGCACCGGGAAGACGCTGCTTGCGAAAGCCGTCGCCAACGAAACCTCCGCCAGCTTCTTCTCTATTGCCGGCCCCGAGATTATCTCGAAATACTACGGTGAGTCCGAACAGCAGTTACGCGAGATATTCGAGGACGCCAGCGAGGAATCGCCCTCCATTATCTTCATCGATGAACTGGACTCCATCGCGCCCAAACGCGAGGACGTGACCGGCGAGGTCGAGCGCCGGGTCGTCGCCCAGTTGCTGACGATGATGGACGGCCTCGAATCGCGGGGTCAGGTCATCGTCATCGCCGCGACGAACCGCGTCGACAGCGTGGACCCGGCGCTGCGTCGCCCGGGCCGGTTCGACCGCGAAATCGAAATCGGCGTGCCCGACGAGGTGGGTCGGGAGGAAATCCTTCAGATCCACACCCGCGGGATGCCGCTGTCGGACGACGTGAACCTCGCCAAGCTGGCGACGGACACGCACGGCTTCGTCGGGGCCGACATCGAGAGCCTGACCAAGGAGGCCGCGATGAAGGCGCTCCGGCGCTACCTCCCCGAAATCGACCTCGACGAGGAGGACATCCCGCCGAGCCTCATCGACCGGATGATCATCAAACGAGACGACTTCAAGGGGGCGCTCAACGAGGTGAGTCCATCGGCGATGCGGGAAGTGCTGGTCGAACTCCCGAAGATGTCTTGGGACAACGTCGGCGGCCTCAGCGGCCCCAAAGAGCAGGTTCAGGAGGCCGTCGAATGGCCGATGAACTCCCCGGAGAAGTTCGAGCGCATGGGCGTGACGCCGCCCTCGGGGGTGCTGCTGTACGGCCCACCCGGCACCGGGAAGACGCTCATGGCGAAGGCCGTCGCCAACGAGACGGACGCGAACTTCATCTCGGTCCGTGGCCCGCAACTGCTCTCGAAGTGGGTCGGCGAGAGCGAGAAGGCCATCCGCCAGACGTTCCGGAAGGCCCGACAGGTGGCTCCGACCATCATCTTCTTCGACGAGCTTGACTCGCTGGCTCCGGGTCGAGGCGGCGAGATGGGGTCGAACGTCTCCGAGCGCGTCGTCAATCAGCTCCTGACCGAACTCGACGGGCTCGAAGAGATGGAGGACGTGATGGTCATCGGCGCGACCAACCGACCGGACATGATCGACCCGGCGCTAATCCGCTCGGGCCGGTTCGACCGCCTGGTGATGATCGGCGAGCCCGACGTCGAGGGCCGCGAGCAGATCCTGAAGATCCATACGGACGACACGCCGCTGTCGCCCGACGTGAGCCTGCGCGAACTGGCCGAAGTCAGCGACGGGTTCGTTGGTTCGGATCTGGAATCCATTGCCCGAGAAGCCGCTATCGAGGCGCTCCGGGAGGACGACGACGCGGAGGAAGTCGAGATGCGCCACTTCCGGCAGGCGATGGACAGCGTCCGCCCGACGATTACCGACGACATCCGCGACTACTACGAGCAGATGGAAGAGGAGTTCAGAGGCGGCTCCAGCCCACAGCGTCAGGCCGGAACCGGCGGCCGGATCGGCTTCCAGTAA
- a CDS encoding universal stress protein, with amino-acid sequence MVFLVPFDGSPLADAALDRAVSYAAALDEDVVAVAFIPTGADYAERRRRVDPTEDFAAETAADDLRRKIEEATDDSELRYDDVSAHSTSELSTTIRQTARDVDASVVFLGSDDTEDIVVPIGEDYDVHIVRRT; translated from the coding sequence ATGGTATTTCTCGTTCCCTTCGATGGGTCACCGCTTGCAGACGCCGCACTCGACCGTGCCGTTTCCTACGCTGCGGCACTCGACGAGGACGTCGTCGCTGTCGCGTTCATCCCCACCGGGGCCGACTACGCCGAGCGTCGCCGCCGCGTTGACCCCACCGAGGACTTCGCCGCCGAGACCGCCGCTGATGATCTCCGGCGCAAAATCGAGGAGGCGACCGACGATTCCGAACTCCGGTATGACGACGTGAGCGCCCACTCCACCAGCGAACTGTCGACGACGATCAGGCAGACCGCTCGCGACGTCGACGCAAGCGTCGTGTTCCTCGGCAGCGACGACACCGAAGACATCGTCGTTCCCATCGGCGAAGACTACGACGTGCACATCGTCCGCCGGACCTGA